Proteins from a genomic interval of Bacteroidales bacterium:
- a CDS encoding electron transfer flavoprotein subunit alpha/FixB family protein: protein MNSIFVYCEVENGVVAEVSLELCTKGRKLADQLKCKLEAIVIGSGLKDVEKQIIPYGVDRLFVADAPELEPYTTQVHTSIVVKLFEEEKPQIALMGATGIGRDLGPRVSSALHSGLTADCTSLEIGEHEDKKAGKIYKDLLYQIRPAFGGNIIATIINPDCRPQMATVREGVMKKEILDQDYKGEVVRMDVKKYVTDADLVVKVIERQMEKSKVNIKGAPILVSGGYGMGSREGFKLLFELAEVIGAEVGASRAAVDAGFADHERQVGQTGVTVRPKLYIACGISGQIQHTAGMQESAMIISINNDPGAPINAIADYVITGDVNDVVPKMIKYYKQNKK, encoded by the coding sequence ATGAACAGTATATTTGTATATTGCGAAGTGGAGAACGGCGTTGTAGCCGAAGTGAGTCTCGAACTTTGTACCAAAGGCCGTAAACTGGCCGACCAACTGAAATGTAAACTGGAAGCCATCGTCATCGGAAGCGGATTGAAAGATGTTGAGAAACAGATCATCCCCTATGGTGTAGACAGGCTTTTTGTAGCAGATGCTCCCGAACTGGAACCCTATACTACCCAGGTACATACTTCCATCGTAGTAAAGCTTTTCGAAGAAGAGAAACCGCAGATCGCCCTGATGGGTGCTACCGGTATCGGCCGTGACCTGGGTCCGCGCGTATCCAGTGCCTTACACAGCGGGCTGACAGCCGACTGTACTTCACTCGAGATCGGTGAACACGAAGACAAAAAAGCAGGCAAAATATATAAGGACCTTTTGTATCAGATCCGCCCCGCTTTCGGAGGAAATATCATCGCTACCATTATCAACCCGGATTGCCGTCCGCAGATGGCTACCGTCCGTGAAGGGGTGATGAAAAAAGAAATACTTGATCAGGACTACAAAGGTGAAGTTGTCAGGATGGACGTAAAAAAATACGTTACCGATGCCGACCTTGTGGTAAAAGTGATCGAACGCCAGATGGAAAAATCGAAGGTGAACATCAAAGGTGCGCCTATCCTTGTTTCCGGGGGTTATGGAATGGGATCCCGTGAAGGATTTAAATTGTTGTTTGAACTGGCTGAGGTAATCGGTGCGGAAGTAGGGGCTTCACGTGCCGCTGTGGATGCCGGTTTTGCCGATCATGAACGTCAGGTAGGACAAACGGGAGTCACCGTACGTCCCAAACTGTACATCGCCTGTGGTATTTCGGGGCAAATTCAGCATACTGCAGGGATGCAGGAAAGCGCCATGATCATTTCCATCAACAATGATCCCGGTGCGCCCATCAATGCCATTGCCGATTATGTGATTACGGGAGATGTCAATGATGTTGTTCCCAAGATGATCAAGTATTACAAACAAAACAAGAAATAA
- a CDS encoding acyl-CoA dehydrogenase family protein, whose protein sequence is MANFYTDNRDLKFHLTHPLMKRVIELRENNYNEKDQFDYAPFDYEDAIDSYDKVLEVIGEICGDIVAPNAESVDIEGPQVVDNHVVYARGTQENLDALRKANLMGITLPRRYGGLNLSVVPYTMAADIVSRADAGFVNIWGLQDCAETINEFADESQKERFLPRVCNGETCAMDLTEPDAGSDLQAVQLKATQKPDGSWVLNGVKRFITNGDGDISLVLARSEEGTSDGRGLSMFIYDRTHNAVKVRRIEHKLGIIGSPTCELVFKDAPAELVGSRKLGLIKYVMALMNGARLGIGAQSVGVSEAAYREALAYAKERRQFGKEIIRFPAVYEMLANMKAKLDASRSLLYETCRFVDIYKTLEHISSERTLTPEERTEMKSYQKLADFFTPLLKGMSSEYCNQLAYDAIQIHGGSGFMKDYPVERIYRDARITSIYEGTTQLQVVAAIRGVTTGAYLKHIREVYETTEIRPELEGLRRILQEMTAEYEACVAIVAEPKNNEFLDFHARRLVEMAGNIVMGYLLILDSNRDEHYSKSAEIFIKQGQADNKSKKHYIETTSLDDLGFFKYEMTEPASAE, encoded by the coding sequence ATGGCTAATTTTTATACAGATAACAGAGATCTGAAATTCCATCTCACGCATCCGCTCATGAAAAGAGTGATCGAATTGCGTGAGAACAATTATAACGAAAAGGACCAGTTCGATTATGCACCTTTTGATTATGAAGATGCGATAGACAGTTATGACAAAGTATTGGAAGTGATTGGCGAAATATGCGGTGACATTGTTGCTCCCAATGCAGAGTCGGTGGACATTGAGGGTCCTCAGGTGGTGGATAACCATGTAGTATATGCCCGTGGTACCCAGGAAAACCTTGATGCATTGCGTAAAGCCAACCTGATGGGGATTACTTTACCACGCCGGTATGGTGGTTTGAACCTATCAGTAGTGCCATATACGATGGCAGCTGATATTGTATCCCGTGCCGATGCCGGGTTTGTCAATATCTGGGGTTTGCAGGACTGTGCTGAGACCATCAATGAATTTGCCGACGAGTCGCAGAAGGAACGTTTCCTGCCCCGCGTATGTAACGGTGAAACCTGTGCCATGGATCTTACCGAACCTGATGCAGGTTCCGACCTGCAGGCTGTTCAACTGAAAGCCACGCAGAAACCTGACGGATCATGGGTGTTGAATGGAGTAAAGCGCTTCATCACCAACGGTGACGGAGATATCTCACTGGTACTGGCCCGTTCGGAAGAAGGGACCAGCGACGGACGCGGACTTTCCATGTTCATCTACGACCGTACCCACAACGCTGTGAAAGTACGCCGTATCGAGCATAAATTAGGAATTATCGGTTCGCCTACCTGTGAGCTGGTATTCAAGGATGCTCCGGCAGAACTGGTAGGTTCCCGTAAGTTAGGTCTGATCAAATATGTCATGGCATTGATGAACGGCGCCCGTCTGGGTATCGGAGCACAATCTGTCGGAGTTTCCGAAGCTGCTTACCGTGAGGCTTTGGCTTATGCCAAAGAACGCCGCCAGTTCGGAAAGGAGATCATCCGTTTCCCGGCTGTTTACGAGATGCTGGCCAATATGAAAGCCAAACTGGATGCATCCCGTTCCCTGTTATATGAAACCTGCCGTTTCGTAGATATTTACAAAACACTGGAACATATTTCCAGCGAGCGTACCCTGACACCTGAAGAACGTACAGAAATGAAGTCGTACCAGAAGCTGGCCGATTTCTTCACTCCGTTGTTAAAAGGAATGTCCAGCGAATACTGTAACCAGCTGGCATACGATGCCATACAGATACACGGCGGATCGGGCTTCATGAAAGATTACCCGGTAGAACGTATCTATCGCGATGCACGTATCACTTCCATCTATGAAGGTACTACCCAGTTACAGGTAGTGGCTGCCATCCGTGGTGTGACCACCGGCGCTTACCTGAAACATATCCGTGAGGTGTATGAAACGACCGAGATCAGGCCCGAGCTGGAAGGATTGCGTCGCATATTGCAGGAAATGACTGCAGAATACGAAGCTTGTGTAGCGATAGTTGCTGAGCCGAAAAATAATGAATTCCTTGATTTCCATGCCCGCCGCCTGGTAGAAATGGCCGGGAACATTGTGATGGGATATCTGTTGATCCTGGACAGCAACCGTGATGAGCATTATTCCAAATCAGCCGAGATATTCATCAAACAAGGTCAGGCCGATAACAAGTCGAAAAAACATTATATCGAGACTACTTCATTGGATGACCTGGGTTTTTTCAAATATGAAATGACCGAACCGGCATCCGCTGAATAA
- the blaOXA gene encoding class D beta-lactamase — protein sequence MKWLTDKTYGCLTSGLTSLNSAALRQAVKSLVVMRTQNVQFIRIKKMNRKVRLMIVAMSITLSGFANQPKEIPELKNVFDKFKVSGSILIYDQNENVYMGYNLERCNIAFGPASTFKIPNTLIALESGIASAETVFKWNGEKRKFSDWERDLTLKEAFKISSVPVYQEIARRVGVEKMKYYTQLFNYGNLEITAENIDKFWLEGNSAITQYQQIYFLKKLYNLELPVREEFMMQVKEIMQYEVNGNYTISGKTGWAVRQKEDITWFVGYVETNDHVYFFATNVTSNENTDVETFGQVRIKLTKEILNELKIITKK from the coding sequence ATGAAATGGTTGACAGATAAAACGTACGGCTGCCTGACAAGCGGTTTGACTTCGTTGAACTCAGCTGCACTACGGCAAGCTGTCAAATCGTTAGTGGTCATGCGAACGCAGAATGTGCAATTTATTAGAATAAAGAAAATGAATAGAAAAGTAAGATTAATGATTGTAGCAATGAGCATTACTTTGAGTGGTTTTGCCAATCAGCCGAAAGAAATACCCGAATTGAAAAACGTATTTGATAAATTCAAAGTCAGCGGTTCGATTCTTATTTACGATCAGAATGAAAATGTTTACATGGGGTATAATTTGGAAAGATGCAATATTGCTTTTGGCCCGGCTTCGACTTTTAAAATCCCGAATACATTGATTGCGCTCGAAAGTGGAATTGCATCAGCAGAAACTGTCTTTAAATGGAATGGAGAAAAAAGAAAATTTTCAGATTGGGAGAGGGATCTAACACTCAAAGAAGCATTCAAAATATCTTCTGTTCCCGTTTATCAGGAAATTGCACGGCGTGTTGGCGTTGAAAAAATGAAATACTATACCCAACTTTTCAATTACGGAAACCTGGAAATAACGGCTGAAAATATTGATAAATTTTGGTTGGAAGGAAATTCTGCAATAACACAATATCAACAGATCTACTTTTTGAAGAAGTTATATAATTTGGAATTACCTGTCCGGGAAGAATTTATGATGCAAGTCAAAGAAATCATGCAATATGAAGTTAATGGTAATTACACGATCAGTGGAAAAACAGGTTGGGCTGTTCGCCAAAAAGAAGACATAACATGGTTCGTGGGTTATGTGGAAACAAATGATCATGTTTATTTTTTCGCCACGAATGTCACTTCAAATGAAAACACCGATGTGGAAACATTTGGACAAGTGCGGATTAAATTAACAAAAGAAATTTTGAACGAATTGAAAATTATCACTAAAAAATGA
- a CDS encoding DUF3883 domain-containing protein, whose protein sequence is MQIEALTKNDLKLINELSSRNYTSLSLSSNSSEEERHQFKNIKEKLKKIANYFSDKYKLYGPFQTNVSPEANPMSRGNTLNYVWSTFFKGTKNKQYSAQISFVIDKQVSCLNIGFYFGSASAHSLHIKERDELESTLNRLGTLLSDAIKNNPSIKTRYNDLFDLGFSAYINGENTLPDLWIDKINYDPKNSNITIKVFPNESGYIELLTLDFYVSQVIFLMTAIESTKSNQKTVPPLTSEQWAKRAERKAKIGSDGELFVWKKECEKLRKNGSKKEAKHVALESIHYGYDILSYDNNENEIYIEVKTTTRQKKDPKSKQFFLSSNEYNTYLTNKSKYKLYRVYEIENEPHFEELNLENVNKQADGYIIEY, encoded by the coding sequence ATGCAAATTGAAGCATTAACTAAAAATGATTTAAAGTTGATCAATGAATTAAGTTCCAGAAATTATACAAGTTTATCTCTTTCTTCAAATTCAAGTGAAGAAGAACGACACCAATTCAAAAATATAAAAGAAAAATTAAAGAAAATAGCAAATTATTTTTCTGACAAATATAAATTATATGGACCTTTTCAAACAAATGTGTCGCCAGAAGCAAATCCTATGTCAAGAGGGAATACTCTGAATTATGTTTGGTCTACATTCTTTAAAGGAACTAAAAACAAACAATATTCTGCTCAAATTAGCTTTGTCATTGATAAACAAGTATCTTGTCTAAATATTGGATTTTATTTTGGGAGTGCTTCGGCTCATAGTTTACATATAAAAGAAAGAGATGAGTTAGAAAGTACTCTTAATAGGTTAGGAACATTATTATCTGACGCAATTAAAAATAATCCGAGCATAAAAACTAGATATAATGATTTATTTGATTTAGGTTTTTCCGCATATATTAACGGAGAAAACACACTGCCTGATTTATGGATAGACAAAATAAATTATGATCCTAAGAACTCGAACATAACTATAAAAGTTTTTCCTAATGAATCAGGTTATATTGAGCTATTGACTTTGGACTTTTATGTTTCACAAGTTATTTTTTTAATGACTGCTATTGAGTCAACTAAAAGCAATCAAAAGACTGTACCACCATTGACGTCGGAACAATGGGCCAAGAGAGCGGAAAGGAAAGCTAAAATTGGTTCTGATGGAGAATTATTTGTTTGGAAAAAAGAATGTGAAAAATTACGAAAAAATGGCAGCAAAAAAGAAGCCAAACACGTTGCTTTAGAATCTATCCATTATGGATACGATATTCTCTCGTATGACAACAATGAAAATGAAATATATATTGAAGTAAAGACAACAACTAGACAAAAAAAAGACCCAAAATCAAAACAATTTTTCTTGTCTAGTAATGAATATAACACTTATCTTACAAACAAGAGTAAATATAAATTATATCGAGTTTATGAAATAGAAAATGAGCCTCATTTTGAGGAACTAAATTTAGAAAATGTAAATAAACAAGCTGATGGATATATAATAGAATACTAA
- a CDS encoding InlB B-repeat-containing protein — translation MRGFSYFVVAAMIFGVTLLTSCEENDDKPKEFTVSFNSNEGSEVSTQIVKENEMVIRPENPTRSGYDFLTWYKDADLVNEWNFDIDVVTADIILYAKWEERKRQKSLLPLSIGNSWSYENTSYNGGVPKTITTNENIQNSYVIDGITGFSFSEYKSGQPISLFENDENGNLVEYLFNNDKFVHSTILYKKDVKKGDNWTYKSAVYTNDDFSKYKIEEWVITCITSDTIISTPKGNYHCIGFSYHPGGEQRNGDPNHTMIDFLSENIGKVKLLHYEHDNGRSWLFRERVLIDFQLEE, via the coding sequence ATGAGAGGTTTCAGTTATTTTGTAGTTGCAGCTATGATTTTTGGCGTAACACTACTGACGTCATGTGAAGAGAATGATGATAAACCGAAGGAATTTACCGTTTCTTTCAACAGTAATGAGGGTAGTGAAGTTTCAACACAAATCGTGAAGGAGAATGAAATGGTAATCAGGCCCGAAAACCCAACACGTAGTGGATACGATTTTTTGACATGGTATAAGGACGCGGACTTGGTAAATGAATGGAATTTCGATATCGATGTAGTAACTGCCGACATTATACTCTACGCAAAATGGGAGGAAAGAAAACGACAAAAATCATTATTACCGCTAAGCATTGGAAATAGTTGGTCTTATGAGAACACCAGTTATAATGGAGGAGTTCCGAAAACAATAACCACAAATGAGAACATCCAAAACTCATACGTAATCGATGGAATAACAGGATTTTCTTTTAGCGAATATAAAAGCGGGCAACCAATTTCTCTATTTGAAAACGATGAAAATGGAAATCTTGTTGAATATTTATTTAACAATGATAAATTTGTTCACAGTACGATTTTATATAAAAAGGATGTTAAAAAAGGAGATAATTGGACTTATAAGTCAGCTGTTTATACAAATGATGATTTCTCAAAATATAAAATTGAAGAATGGGTAATAACATGTATTACTTCAGATACTATAATATCCACTCCTAAAGGAAATTATCATTGTATTGGTTTTTCTTACCACCCAGGAGGAGAACAAAGAAATGGAGACCCAAATCACACAATGATTGATTTTTTATCAGAAAACATTGGAAAAGTTAAACTTCTTCATTATGAGCATGATAATGGGAGAAGTTGGTTGTTCCGGGAACGCGTATTGATTGATTTTCAGTTAGAGGAATAA
- a CDS encoding DUF4919 domain-containing protein translates to MKRDKTFLLTVVLFTVSISLFSQTAEEWKKLGNIESDSANYIKAIEYYQKAIETDSTYFDAYHNLGFAFSNIQDFDKAIEFYNKAISINDTEVDTYFMLGSVYAEIQDYDKAIEIFKKGISLKPDSPKENYFLGFLYNVKGNHVYEMLYTKKAAQLGDTLAQQIFIDNEMSWEDNFVKPDYEQIKLNIENKQSNFHYSKLWNRFQQGDSTMTLDEKRHLYYGYVFHKDYAPYLSVYDSKQVNDILGKEEPTQKEWKKLVSLLNTSLGAEPFNFRYLYYQSIAYNALKNPVSAKKNMRKIWNIADALISTGDGLSKETAIHVIAVSSEYDYLFLNNLSIQSQELVNGGYDVLYLQPNKDGIEEMWFDVNQSLNTLNQSFK, encoded by the coding sequence ATGAAGAGGGATAAAACATTTTTATTAACAGTAGTATTATTTACTGTAAGTATCAGTCTATTCTCACAGACAGCGGAAGAATGGAAAAAACTCGGCAATATTGAGTCTGACAGTGCTAATTACATTAAAGCTATTGAGTATTATCAAAAAGCGATAGAAACGGACAGTACATATTTTGATGCCTATCACAATTTGGGTTTTGCATTTTCTAATATTCAGGATTTTGATAAAGCAATAGAATTTTATAACAAAGCCATAAGTATAAATGATACGGAGGTTGATACCTATTTTATGCTCGGAAGTGTTTATGCGGAGATACAGGATTACGACAAAGCAATAGAAATATTTAAAAAGGGTATAAGTTTAAAGCCGGATTCACCAAAGGAAAACTATTTTTTGGGTTTCCTGTACAATGTGAAAGGTAATCATGTTTATGAAATGCTATACACCAAAAAAGCAGCGCAATTAGGCGACACATTGGCTCAACAAATTTTTATTGACAATGAAATGTCGTGGGAAGATAATTTTGTAAAGCCTGATTATGAACAGATAAAATTGAACATAGAAAACAAACAGTCCAACTTTCACTATTCCAAACTCTGGAATAGATTTCAACAGGGTGACAGTACTATGACTTTGGATGAAAAAAGACATTTATATTATGGTTATGTGTTTCATAAAGATTATGCACCTTATTTATCCGTATACGATTCAAAACAAGTAAATGACATATTGGGTAAAGAAGAGCCAACACAAAAAGAATGGAAAAAATTAGTGTCATTGCTCAATACGTCATTGGGTGCAGAGCCGTTTAATTTTAGGTATCTTTATTATCAAAGCATTGCGTACAATGCTTTAAAGAACCCTGTTAGTGCTAAGAAGAATATGAGGAAAATATGGAATATCGCAGATGCACTGATTTCGACAGGTGACGGCTTATCAAAGGAAACCGCCATACACGTTATCGCTGTTTCGAGTGAGTATGATTATTTATTTTTGAATAATTTATCAATACAAAGTCAGGAGTTAGTGAATGGTGGTTATGATGTTCTGTATTTACAACCCAATAAAGACGGTATAGAGGAAATGTGGTTTGACGTTAATCAATCACTGAATACACTTAACCAATCGTTTAAATGA
- a CDS encoding energy transducer TonB, with translation MFNFMMKRFVFAFILLLLAQLSMGQKRVYNSGITFSIIPIEGWGNYSKRNNIVFAQKLTGFKDRYQENISIETYPANNLTLDELWDFHTINVYPVAFKKYAMKQTGESKINGMDAKWIAFTNKAKAKRQTFYNLVYMIVENNIMYSIICVALEKDYKSVEKDFQKMIHTFRIEGDPEIFNHEEIEYAMIDEKPMFNGDTTDMDIEFHKYISSNVTYPKKLQRKGVIGRVIVDFIIDVDGSVTEAEVTHGVHPLLDAEALRVIQSSPKWSPGIQDGKPIRVRYTFPLNFRLE, from the coding sequence ATGTTTAATTTTATGATGAAACGATTTGTATTTGCTTTTATTCTGCTATTACTTGCCCAATTATCAATGGGCCAAAAAAGGGTTTATAATTCCGGAATAACTTTTTCAATCATTCCTATAGAAGGATGGGGGAATTATTCCAAAAGAAATAATATTGTTTTCGCTCAAAAATTAACCGGCTTCAAAGACAGATATCAAGAAAATATTAGCATAGAAACATATCCTGCAAATAATCTGACACTTGATGAATTATGGGACTTTCATACAATTAATGTTTATCCGGTAGCATTCAAAAAATATGCAATGAAGCAAACCGGAGAATCAAAAATTAACGGGATGGATGCTAAATGGATTGCATTTACAAATAAAGCAAAAGCAAAGCGGCAAACATTTTATAATCTCGTTTATATGATTGTCGAGAACAACATAATGTACAGTATAATATGTGTAGCATTAGAGAAAGATTATAAAAGTGTTGAAAAAGATTTCCAAAAAATGATCCATACTTTCAGGATAGAAGGTGATCCTGAAATCTTTAACCATGAAGAGATCGAATATGCAATGATTGATGAGAAACCAATGTTTAACGGTGACACAACTGATATGGATATAGAATTTCATAAATATATATCCTCAAACGTTACTTACCCTAAAAAACTCCAAAGAAAAGGGGTGATAGGACGTGTGATCGTAGACTTTATCATTGACGTAGATGGTTCTGTCACAGAAGCGGAAGTAACTCATGGTGTACACCCGTTACTTGATGCCGAAGCATTACGGGTTATCCAATCATCACCTAAATGGTCACCCGGGATTCAGGATGGTAAGCCGATAAGGGTGCGATATACCTTCCCATTGAATTTTAGGTTAGAATAA
- a CDS encoding electron transfer flavoprotein subunit beta/FixA family protein, with protein MNGLKIIVLAKQVPDTRNVGKDAMKADGTVNRAALPAIFNPEDLNALELALRIKDYHPGTTVTLLTMGPVRAADIIREGLYRGADNGYLLTDRAFAGSDTLATSYALSCAIRAIGKFDLIICGRQAIDGDTAQVGPQVAEKLGIPQITYAEEVKKIEKNKIRIKRRLDRGVEVVEGTMPLVVTVNGSAPECRPRNVKLMMKYKHAKTVSEVQEAAEDYMELYNNRPYLNISEMGVKDIETKIEELGLSGSPTKVKKIENIVFQAKDSKKLTDSDFDIQALMVELIANHTLG; from the coding sequence ATGAATGGATTAAAAATCATTGTTTTAGCGAAGCAGGTGCCTGATACGCGTAATGTGGGGAAGGATGCGATGAAAGCCGACGGGACTGTGAATCGTGCTGCTCTTCCGGCCATTTTCAATCCCGAAGACCTGAACGCTCTTGAATTGGCTTTGCGGATAAAAGATTATCATCCGGGGACTACAGTTACTTTGTTGACGATGGGACCTGTCCGTGCTGCCGATATTATTCGTGAAGGATTGTATCGTGGCGCCGATAATGGTTATCTGCTTACCGACCGTGCATTTGCCGGTTCGGACACACTGGCCACCTCTTATGCTCTTTCATGCGCCATCCGTGCGATCGGTAAATTCGACCTGATCATTTGCGGACGTCAGGCTATTGACGGTGATACTGCACAGGTAGGCCCTCAGGTTGCCGAAAAACTCGGTATTCCACAGATCACTTATGCTGAAGAAGTGAAGAAGATCGAGAAAAATAAAATACGTATCAAACGCCGTCTGGACAGAGGTGTGGAAGTAGTGGAAGGAACGATGCCGCTGGTAGTGACCGTAAACGGTTCTGCTCCGGAATGCCGTCCGCGCAACGTTAAACTGATGATGAAGTACAAGCATGCCAAAACCGTCAGCGAAGTTCAGGAAGCTGCCGAAGATTATATGGAATTGTACAACAACCGTCCTTATCTGAATATCTCTGAAATGGGGGTAAAAGATATCGAGACCAAGATCGAGGAACTCGGTTTATCAGGTTCTCCTACAAAAGTGAAAAAAATCGAAAATATTGTGTTTCAGGCAAAAGATTCGAAAAAACTGACTGACTCCGATTTCGATATACAGGCATTGATGGTGGAATTGATCGCCAACCATACTTTGGGTTAA
- a CDS encoding alpha/beta hydrolase — MSILDGLKAAPNYLEDEHLSVGTKKYLKVLNAGDTPVESLPPTEARKVLEGAQSSVNVDLSGIEESYKTIEQDGLSVKLVIVRPNGVQGKLPVFMFIHGGGWVLGDYPTHKRLVRDIVVESQLACVFVEYTRSPEVKFPVALNECYAATKWVAANGDQINVDGTRLAVIGNSAGGNMTIGTSLLAKEKGTPEIKCQVLMWPYSDASTDFKSYKKYGKERFLTTTLMEWMRDNYLNSESDWDNYHISPMRATKEQLQGLPPTLIEVAENDILRDGGETLGRHLDEAGVFVTTIRFNSVIHDWGLLNGFAEISPVKSLAMFTAAMLNKYLK, encoded by the coding sequence ATGAGTATTCTTGATGGTTTAAAAGCAGCTCCCAATTATTTGGAAGACGAACATTTAAGTGTGGGAACAAAGAAATATCTGAAAGTATTAAATGCAGGTGATACACCCGTAGAATCACTTCCTCCGACTGAAGCGCGCAAAGTTTTGGAAGGAGCACAATCATCTGTAAATGTAGATTTATCAGGTATAGAAGAATCATACAAAACAATAGAACAAGATGGACTTTCTGTAAAGCTGGTAATAGTCCGTCCTAATGGAGTGCAGGGAAAACTTCCTGTATTTATGTTCATACATGGAGGTGGATGGGTATTGGGCGACTATCCAACGCATAAACGTTTGGTTAGGGATATAGTAGTAGAATCGCAGCTGGCCTGTGTTTTTGTAGAATACACACGCTCGCCGGAAGTAAAATTTCCAGTTGCGCTAAACGAATGCTATGCAGCAACAAAATGGGTAGCTGCAAACGGAGACCAGATAAATGTCGATGGTACACGCCTGGCCGTAATCGGTAATAGTGCGGGTGGCAATATGACTATAGGAACATCCCTGTTAGCAAAAGAAAAAGGAACTCCCGAAATTAAATGTCAGGTACTTATGTGGCCTTACTCGGATGCAAGTACCGATTTCAAATCCTATAAAAAATATGGCAAAGAACGTTTTCTTACTACAACTTTAATGGAATGGATGCGTGATAACTATTTGAATAGCGAATCAGACTGGGATAATTACCACATATCACCCATGCGCGCCACTAAAGAACAACTGCAAGGACTTCCTCCAACATTAATAGAAGTAGCTGAAAATGATATATTAAGAGATGGAGGTGAAACTTTGGGCCGTCATCTTGACGAAGCCGGGGTATTTGTAACTACCATCCGTTTCAACAGTGTTATACATGACTGGGGATTATTGAATGGATTTGCAGAGATATCTCCTGTAAAAAGTCTGGCAATGTTCACTGCTGCGATGTTGAATAAGTATTTGAAATAA